A window of the Phaseolus vulgaris cultivar G19833 chromosome 5, P. vulgaris v2.0, whole genome shotgun sequence genome harbors these coding sequences:
- the LOC137834947 gene encoding NAC domain-containing protein 76-like, whose amino-acid sequence MMPGNGQLTVPPGFRFHPTDEELLYYYLRKKVSYEAIDLDVIREVDLNKLEPWDLKDKCRIGSGPQNEWYFFSHKDKKYPTGTRTNRATTAGFWKATGRDKAIYHTNSKRIGMRKTLVFYTGRAPHGQKTDWIMHEYRLDEDDTDVQEDGWVVCRVFKKKNQNRGFQQEIEEEENITHMRTSGPCHVLEPKHHMQGGLYEYNFDGTMHLPQLFSPETAVAPTTTSLATSMNAMDILECSQNLLRLTTTGCGLNLMQQQGERFSGDWSFLDKLLASHHGMDHHHHPQTKCNPPTHQAATSVATSAHKFPFHYLGGDTHDIMKFSK is encoded by the exons ATGATGCCAGGCAATGGACAGTTAACAGTTCCTCCTGGCTTCAGGTTCCACCCTACTGATGAGGAGCTTCTCTACTATTACCTGAGGAAGAAAGTTTCTTATGAAGCCATTGATCTTGATGTCATAAGAGAAGTGGATCTCAACAAACTTGAGCCTTGGGACCTCAAAG ACAAATGTAGGATTGGGTCAGGGCCTCAGAATGAGTGGTATTTCTTCAGCCACAAGGATAAGAAATACCCGACAGGAACAAGAACAAATCGAGCAACTACAGCTGGTTTTTGGAAAGCAACTGGAAGGGACAAGGCCATATACCACACTAATTCCAAGAGGATTGGCATGAGGAAAACCCTAGTTTTCTACACTGGTCGTGCTCCTCATGGCCAGAAGACTGATTGGATCATGCACGAGTATCGCCTTGATGAAGATGATACTGATGTTCAG GAAGATGGATGGGTGGTATGCAGggttttcaaaaagaaaaaccaaaatcGAGGTTTCCAGCaagaaattgaagaagaagaaaacataaCCCACATGAGAACAAGTGGTCCTTGCCATGTTCTAGAGCCAAAACATCACATGCAAGGAGGACTATATGAGTACAATTTTGATGGCACAATGCACCTTCCACAGTTGTTCAGTCCAGAAACAGCTGTTGCACCAACCACTACTTCCTTGGCCACATCCATGAATGCCATGGACATCCTTGAGTGCTCTCAAAACTTGTTGAGGCTCACAACTACTGGCTGTGGACTCAATCTTATGCAACAACAAGGAGAGAGGTTCAGTGGTGACTGGTCATTCTTGGACAAGCTTCTAGCATCCCACCATGGCATGGATCATCACCATCATCCACAAACCAAATGTAACCCTCCCACTCACCAAGCTGCAACTTCTGTTGCCACTTCAGCTCACAAATTCCCATTCCATTACCTTGGTGGTGACACCCATGATATCATGAAATTTTCCAAGTAG
- the LOC137834948 gene encoding uncharacterized protein, translated as MRGCALPLTNLMSPSLLGIDIKFKSFAFSIAATHSLIPTPKPFLLHSTYHSKSNAHLPFSVAAQQQQQEVETEDEENFQLVASIKSAYNDILIVDTPKARMLLLDSSYGVHSVLYHESKWTGSYWDEFASLPAIVPKGPIAILGLGGGTAAHLMLDLWPSLQLEGWEIDQILIDKVRDYFGLSDLEKATEDGGVLNIHVGDAFVPSKDFHGRYAGIVVDLFADGKVLPQLQEVSTWLRLQERLMADGRFMVNCAGVSGGPSATDGSTDPETLSSDESCLLNPAMKALSKAFPGQLSWKRMPKENGANFMALTGPLPDLDSWSASVPSPLSQSVKNWRPL; from the exons ATGAGAGGATGTGCATTGCCCTTAACCAATTTGATGTCTCCTTCCCTTTTGGGCATAGACATCAAGTTTAAGTCTTTTGCTTTTTCCATTGCAGCAACTCACTCTCTCATCCCAACACCAAAACCCTTTCTTCTCCACTCAACTTATCATTCAAAGTCCAATGCACACTTACCATTTTCTGTTGCtgctcaacaacaacaacaagaagTAGAAACTGAGGACGAAGAGAACTTTCAACTGGTTGCATCTATCAAATCTGCTTACAATGACATACTCATAGTGGACACCCCAAAGGCTAGAATGTTACTCCTTGATTCATCTT ATGGTGTTCACAGTGTTCTTTACCATGAGTCAAAATGGACTGGTTCTTATTGG GATGAATTTGCGAGCTTGCCAGCTATTGTTCCAAAAGGTCCCATTGCTATCTTAGGTTTG GGTGGTGGAACTGCAGCTCATCTGATGCTTGACTTATGGCCTTCACTGCAACTTGAAGGCTGGGAGATTGATCAAATT TTGATTGACAAGGTGAGAGATTATTTTGGCTTATCTGATTTGGAGAAGGCCACAGAAGATGGTGGGGTTTTAAATATTCATGTTGGTGATGCTTTCGTTCCCTCAAAGGATTTTCACGGAAGATATGCTG GCATTGTAGTTGACTTGTTCGCTGATGGAAAAGTTTTGCCTCAGCTGCAAGAG GTTAGTACATGGCTGCGATTACAAGAAAGATTGATGGCTGATGGTCGCTTCATGGTAAACTGTGCTGGTGTTAGTGGGGGTCCAAGTGCCACAGATGGAAGTACTGATCCTGAAACTTTGTCAAGTGATGAATCATGCTTACTAAATCCAGCTATGAAAGCACTATCCAAAGCATTTCCGGGACAA CTAAGTTGGAAGAGAATGCCAAAGGAAAATGGTGCAAATTTTATGGCACTTACAGGACCTTTGCCTGATTTGGACTCTTGGTCGGCTAGTGTCCCTTCTCCTCTCAGCCAAAGTGTGAAGAATTGGAGACCTTTGTGA
- the LOC137836158 gene encoding uncharacterized protein, translating into MMIGGIRMHLYKVQLRVIDDIDSTTFMLFDREASSLLSKSCAEINLPNEFAQILEKKVLFKVDSKMDKGFRFEQTFKVKKNCVDEDIIQLFISDNNSSLTKFGSECNEAQSQIVDLSNDSVTVTPLKRQSPPLLQVAEDNLSLKTFKRTVQIEK; encoded by the exons ATGATGATTGGTGGTATTCGCATGCATCT GTATAAAGTGCAACTTCGTGTGATAGATGACATTGATTCTACAACCTTCATGCTTTTTGACAGAGAAGCAAGTTCACTGCTGAGTAAATCATGTGCTGAAAT aAATCTTCCAAATGAATTTGCACAAATATTGGAGAAAAAGGTTTTGTTTAAGGTTGATTCAAAAATGGATAAAGGTTTCAGGTTTGAGCAAAcctttaaagttaaaaaaaattgtgtggaTGAAGACATCATTCAACTTTTCATCAGTGACAATAATAGTTCATTG ACAAAGTTTGGGAGTGAATGCAATGAGGCGCAATCTCAAATTGTGGATTTGAGCAATGACAGTGTTACAGTGACTCCACTCAAGAGACAATCTCCACCATTGTTGCAAGTTGCAGAGGACAATCTGTCACTCAAGACATTTAAAAGAACTGTTCAAATTGAGAAgtga